Proteins from a single region of Rhodobacteraceae bacterium LMO-JJ12:
- a CDS encoding DUF3299 domain-containing protein gives MQTTRRMAMSGLVALSALALANPVAARSVQQIGWADLIPEGVPPAEIIGEGMLDEANDIWRPVFDKNANRFVTALNGAQVRMPGFMLPLQTSGSGVTEFILVPYAGACIHVPPPPPNQLVFVTSKRPWNAQVMFEPVWVTGTIMVDPISTNLADIGYSMRADLIELYEWK, from the coding sequence ATGCAAACGACACGCCGCATGGCCATGTCAGGCTTGGTCGCCTTGTCGGCTCTGGCGCTGGCCAACCCTGTTGCCGCGAGATCCGTGCAACAAATCGGATGGGCCGACCTTATCCCCGAAGGTGTTCCGCCTGCCGAGATCATCGGCGAAGGGATGTTGGATGAAGCAAATGACATCTGGCGACCTGTTTTTGACAAGAATGCCAACCGTTTTGTCACGGCGCTTAACGGCGCCCAAGTGCGAATGCCCGGATTTATGTTGCCCCTTCAGACAAGCGGCAGCGGCGTCACGGAATTCATCCTTGTGCCCTACGCAGGGGCTTGCATCCATGTCCCACCCCCGCCCCCGAACCAACTGGTGTTTGTCACGTCAAAGCGCCCGTGGAATGCGCAAGTGATGTTTGAACCAGTTTGGGTGACAGGGACGATCATGGTCGACCCGATCAGCACCAATCTGGCCGACATCGGGTATAGCATGCGCGCGGACCTCATCGAACTCTATGAATGGAAATAA
- a CDS encoding metal ABC transporter permease, whose translation MLDDFMMRATLAGVGVALAAAPLGCFVVWRRMAYFGDATAHAAILGIALSLALSISVFAGALVIALVMALTVNLLTGRGYAMDTLLGVLAHSALAFGLVAVSFLSGIRIDLMAYLFGDILAVSRTDLAVIWGGAALVVALIGWRWSALLTATLNEDLAYASGIDPKREQLVLTLALAITVAVAIKVVGVLLIAAMLIIPAAAARPLSRTPEGMAVVAAAIGSVSALVGLRAAYVFDTPAGPSIVCVAALVFAMLSIVGSLRTST comes from the coding sequence ATGCTGGATGATTTCATGATGCGCGCAACTCTCGCCGGGGTCGGTGTAGCACTGGCCGCGGCCCCACTGGGCTGTTTCGTCGTCTGGCGGCGCATGGCCTATTTTGGCGACGCGACGGCACATGCCGCGATCCTGGGCATTGCTCTCTCGTTAGCGCTGTCAATCTCGGTATTCGCAGGTGCCTTGGTGATCGCGCTTGTCATGGCGCTGACGGTGAACCTGCTGACAGGGCGTGGCTATGCCATGGACACGCTTTTGGGTGTGTTGGCACATTCGGCGCTTGCCTTTGGCTTGGTGGCAGTGTCGTTCCTGTCGGGCATCCGGATTGATCTGATGGCCTATCTTTTCGGTGACATCCTGGCCGTGTCGCGCACTGATCTTGCGGTGATCTGGGGCGGTGCGGCGCTGGTCGTGGCGCTGATCGGCTGGCGCTGGTCGGCTCTGTTGACCGCGACGTTGAATGAGGACTTGGCCTATGCCAGCGGGATCGACCCCAAGCGTGAACAGCTCGTTCTGACGCTTGCGCTTGCTATTACTGTTGCTGTTGCGATCAAGGTCGTCGGCGTTCTGCTGATCGCTGCGATGTTGATCATTCCTGCCGCAGCCGCACGCCCATTAAGCCGCACACCCGAAGGCATGGCCGTGGTGGCGGCAGCCATCGGCAGTGTCTCGGCACTGGTCGGGCTGCGGGCGGCCTATGTATTTGATACACCCGCAGGGCCGTCCATTGTATGTGTTGCCGCCTTGGTTTTTGCAATGCTCAGCATCGTCGGAAGCCTTCGCACGTCCACCTAA
- a CDS encoding DUF2796 domain-containing protein, whose translation MKNAALIFALLVPTAVFAQETRELGAHEHGHSALNIAIEGTQVAMELEAPGADIVGFEYEAKTAEDRAKLDAAIAELSKPLSLFVLPAAAGCAVTSASAGLIDEHHGEDEAHDHDHDDAHKDHTHEDHAEENHAHEEPDDHAEVEGAKHTEFHAEYLLSCTDPSAIDHIEFAYFETFPNALEVDVQMISDKGSQGFDVVREAPMVDLSGLI comes from the coding sequence ATGAAAAACGCAGCATTGATCTTCGCACTTTTGGTTCCCACCGCAGTTTTTGCGCAGGAGACACGGGAGCTTGGCGCGCATGAGCACGGACACTCCGCGCTCAATATTGCTATTGAGGGCACACAGGTCGCGATGGAGCTGGAAGCGCCCGGTGCTGACATCGTGGGTTTTGAGTATGAGGCCAAAACGGCAGAAGACCGCGCTAAACTGGACGCGGCGATTGCTGAACTATCAAAGCCGCTGTCGCTTTTTGTTCTGCCTGCCGCGGCAGGTTGCGCAGTGACCTCAGCGAGCGCGGGCCTGATTGACGAGCATCACGGGGAGGATGAGGCGCATGATCATGATCATGACGATGCCCACAAGGACCATACCCATGAGGACCATGCTGAGGAAAACCACGCGCATGAGGAACCTGACGATCACGCAGAAGTCGAGGGTGCGAAACATACCGAATTTCACGCAGAGTATCTGTTGAGCTGCACTGATCCAAGCGCCATCGACCATATTGAATTCGCCTACTTTGAAACTTTCCCGAATGCGCTAGAGGTCGATGTGCAAATGATCTCTGACAAAGGCTCGCAAGGTTTTGACGTCGTGCGCGAAGCTCCCATGGTCGACCTTTCGGGGCTGATCTGA
- a CDS encoding zinc ABC transporter substrate-binding protein, whose amino-acid sequence MSRTLLPISLAAALIGSTAFAEAPSVAVDIAPVHSLVARVMEGVGTPNLIVQQGASPHEYALRPSEATALQEADLVFWVSADLSPWLEGAIDTLAADASATELLETDGTIRLGFREGALFEKHSHSAEAHDDADHDDHSEEDHDHDDHAEHGDHDDHDDHDDHEGHDHGKHDSHAWLSPQNASNWLNVIAAQLSTADPDNAGTYFANAAAGRAELDAVITEVNAMLEPLRGGRFIVFHDAYQYFENDFDFPAAGAISVSDASDPSPARIAEIRERISAEGIDCVLAEPQFNPGLVTTVLDGSDAKTAVIDPLGSDLELGPALYPRVIRNLAASLAECL is encoded by the coding sequence ATGTCCAGAACACTCCTGCCCATTTCCCTCGCTGCTGCTTTGATCGGCAGCACAGCCTTTGCCGAAGCGCCAAGCGTAGCTGTTGATATAGCGCCTGTCCATTCGCTGGTCGCGCGCGTGATGGAGGGCGTAGGAACCCCGAATCTAATCGTTCAACAAGGCGCCAGCCCGCATGAATACGCACTGCGCCCCTCCGAGGCAACCGCGCTGCAAGAGGCTGATCTGGTCTTTTGGGTGAGTGCGGACCTGTCGCCTTGGCTGGAGGGCGCGATAGATACGCTGGCCGCCGATGCTTCGGCAACCGAACTTTTGGAAACTGACGGGACGATTAGACTGGGTTTCCGCGAAGGCGCATTGTTCGAAAAGCACTCACACAGCGCAGAGGCGCATGACGACGCGGATCATGATGACCATTCCGAAGAGGACCATGATCACGACGACCATGCGGAACACGGCGACCATGATGACCATGATGACCATGATGACCATGAAGGACACGACCATGGCAAACATGATTCTCACGCATGGCTCTCGCCGCAAAACGCCTCTAACTGGCTGAATGTGATCGCAGCCCAGCTTTCGACCGCTGATCCGGACAACGCAGGTACTTACTTTGCAAATGCCGCCGCAGGCCGCGCAGAACTTGACGCGGTAATCACCGAAGTCAATGCGATGCTTGAACCCCTGCGCGGTGGTCGTTTCATCGTTTTTCATGATGCCTACCAGTATTTCGAAAATGATTTCGACTTCCCCGCTGCAGGCGCTATTTCGGTCAGCGATGCCTCTGATCCTAGCCCGGCGCGTATCGCTGAAATCCGCGAGAGAATTTCCGCCGAAGGCATCGATTGCGTTCTTGCCGAGCCGCAATTCAACCCAGGCCTTGTCACAACGGTTCTGGATGGGTCTGATGCGAAAACTGCGGTTATCGATCCCTTGGGTTCCGATCTGGAACTAGGCCCTGCGCTCTACCCCCGAGTCATCCGCAATCTCGCGGCATCGCTTGCGGAATGCCTATAA
- a CDS encoding thiamine pyrophosphate-binding protein yields MKVYQAIARATRDQGVDTMFGLMGDANLFMVDSFVRDCDGRFVPSAHEGSSVLMALAYAHVAEKVGVATVTHGPALTNCMTALTEGVRGHIPIVLLAGDTPVANPRHLQSIDQREVVKATGAGFEQLRTPDTVGMDVARAFYRAQVERRPIVLNLPSDFMWQEVSHTSQVLDVFTAPGGVAQGDILDEAIGMIASARRPLILAGGGAVGARDQLIRLADRLEAPLATTLKAKGLFNKHPYNIDIFGTLSTPAAYELIAQSDCIVCFGTGLHDFTTDRGKLMKDKRIVQVDIEPTAIGGGLHPDAALVADAGLTAETILYWLDQAEIAPSGFTRELDIEVLTAHPVGADKTADGFVNFVQALERLEKALPKNRVLVTDGGRFMTEVWCRISAPDPQSFVVTANFGSIGLGLPEAIGAGVAVPDRPVVVFCGDGGFMMGGINEFNTAVRLGLDLIVIVANDSAYGAEHIQFLDRKMDPSLTEFHWPSFADIARSLGGQGIEVHSNAELETALAAIEHRKAPVLIELRLDPHDLPRMRI; encoded by the coding sequence ATGAAGGTTTATCAAGCGATTGCCCGTGCAACCCGCGACCAGGGGGTTGATACGATGTTTGGATTGATGGGCGACGCCAACCTGTTCATGGTGGACAGCTTTGTGCGGGACTGTGACGGGCGATTTGTCCCCTCGGCACATGAGGGTAGTTCGGTGCTAATGGCACTGGCCTATGCCCATGTCGCGGAAAAGGTTGGTGTTGCGACGGTGACACATGGCCCGGCGCTGACCAATTGCATGACCGCGCTGACAGAAGGCGTGCGCGGACATATCCCCATCGTGCTGCTTGCCGGGGATACACCGGTGGCTAACCCGCGTCATTTGCAAAGCATCGACCAACGTGAGGTCGTCAAGGCCACCGGCGCGGGATTCGAGCAATTGCGTACGCCTGACACCGTTGGCATGGATGTCGCGCGCGCCTTTTATCGCGCACAGGTCGAACGTCGCCCAATCGTGCTGAATTTGCCGTCCGATTTCATGTGGCAGGAAGTGAGTCATACATCTCAAGTACTCGACGTTTTCACCGCACCGGGCGGCGTGGCCCAGGGCGACATTCTCGACGAGGCCATCGGCATGATTGCCTCGGCGCGCCGCCCGTTGATCCTGGCCGGTGGCGGCGCTGTAGGTGCGCGCGATCAGCTGATCCGCCTCGCCGACAGGCTGGAAGCCCCGCTTGCCACGACGCTGAAGGCCAAGGGTTTGTTCAACAAACACCCCTACAACATCGACATTTTCGGCACACTTTCCACCCCGGCCGCTTATGAATTGATTGCCCAATCCGATTGCATTGTCTGTTTCGGAACCGGGTTGCATGACTTCACGACCGATCGCGGTAAGCTGATGAAGGACAAGCGGATCGTCCAGGTGGATATCGAGCCAACCGCCATCGGCGGTGGCCTGCATCCCGACGCCGCACTTGTGGCCGATGCCGGACTGACAGCCGAGACCATACTCTATTGGCTGGATCAGGCAGAGATCGCGCCAAGCGGCTTCACCCGCGAATTGGATATCGAAGTGCTCACGGCCCACCCCGTAGGAGCGGATAAGACAGCCGATGGCTTTGTGAACTTTGTCCAGGCTCTAGAACGACTTGAAAAGGCGTTGCCTAAGAATCGTGTCCTCGTCACCGATGGCGGGCGGTTCATGACCGAAGTCTGGTGCCGCATCTCCGCTCCCGATCCACAAAGCTTCGTTGTCACAGCAAATTTCGGTTCCATCGGGCTTGGCTTGCCGGAAGCCATCGGCGCGGGTGTTGCCGTTCCGGACAGGCCCGTGGTGGTCTTTTGCGGCGATGGCGGCTTCATGATGGGCGGAATCAACGAATTCAACACTGCCGTGCGCCTTGGGCTTGATCTCATTGTCATTGTTGCAAACGACTCCGCCTATGGAGCTGAACATATCCAGTTTCTCGACCGGAAAATGGACCCGAGCCTGACTGAATTCCACTGGCCTTCGTTCGCTGACATCGCCAGATCGCTTGGTGGACAAGGGATCGAAGTCCATTCGAATGCAGAACTCGAAACCGCGCTTGCAGCGATTGAGCACCGGAAGGCCCCTGTTCTCATCGAACTCCGGCTCGACCCGCACGACCTGCCACGTATGCGTATCTGA
- a CDS encoding coniferyl aldehyde dehydrogenase, with product MFNDLQLSFERVHAATRHERVVDAETRRRRLAALTRLVVENRAEIARAIDADFGGRAREETELMEIVPLLQAVRHASRHLGRWMRDKRRSVALTFQPARAWVRHEPLGIIGIVSPWNYPLLLALGPLVDALAAGNRAIIKPSELTPAFAELLKRLIAVAFADDEVVVVTGGVEVAEAFTALPFDHLVFTGSTAVGQKVMQAAGRNLTPVTLELGGKSPAIVGPNYALDKAARSIILGKFTNAGQTCIAPDYVLAPAASVDELARVLLAKIEQAYPSLQSNTQYSNIISQRHRDRLDAALEAAQHAGARVLQPKGAEGGAKLVPTIVLDTPEDSLLLSEEIFGPILPIVPYRDLDEALAFINARARPLALYAFSNDRATQEKILDGAISGGVTLNGTLLHIAQNTLPFGGVGASGIGAYHGKDGFLRLSHVRAVYKPGFFNTFERLGPPFGRLARLTMRILGR from the coding sequence ATGTTCAACGACCTGCAACTTAGTTTCGAGCGGGTGCATGCGGCGACGCGGCACGAGCGTGTTGTCGATGCTGAGACCCGCAGGCGGCGGTTGGCCGCGCTGACGCGACTGGTGGTCGAAAACCGCGCCGAGATCGCGCGTGCCATTGATGCCGATTTCGGCGGGCGGGCGCGCGAAGAGACAGAACTGATGGAGATTGTGCCTCTGTTGCAAGCCGTCCGTCACGCATCGCGCCATTTAGGGCGATGGATGCGCGACAAGCGACGCTCTGTGGCGCTGACATTTCAGCCGGCGCGGGCCTGGGTGCGCCATGAGCCGCTGGGTATCATCGGTATCGTTTCGCCTTGGAATTACCCGCTATTGCTTGCCCTTGGCCCACTGGTCGATGCGCTTGCAGCCGGAAACCGCGCCATCATCAAACCCTCCGAACTGACTCCTGCATTCGCGGAGTTGCTAAAGCGGCTGATCGCGGTGGCCTTTGCCGACGATGAGGTTGTTGTCGTGACCGGCGGTGTTGAGGTGGCCGAGGCCTTCACCGCCTTGCCTTTCGACCATCTCGTCTTCACCGGCTCGACGGCGGTTGGACAAAAGGTAATGCAGGCGGCAGGGCGAAATCTGACTCCGGTTACGCTGGAACTTGGCGGTAAATCACCGGCAATAGTCGGGCCGAATTACGCGCTCGACAAGGCAGCACGGTCAATTATTCTGGGCAAGTTTACCAACGCAGGTCAAACCTGCATCGCCCCGGATTATGTTCTGGCACCTGCCGCGTCAGTCGACGAGCTTGCGCGCGTCCTTCTTGCCAAGATTGAACAGGCCTATCCCAGCCTGCAAAGCAATACCCAATACAGTAACATAATCAGTCAACGCCATCGCGACCGGCTTGATGCGGCTCTTGAAGCAGCGCAGCACGCTGGTGCGCGGGTTTTGCAGCCGAAGGGGGCAGAGGGTGGGGCAAAGCTTGTCCCGACGATTGTGCTGGACACACCCGAAGACTCGCTCCTGTTGAGCGAGGAGATTTTCGGACCGATCTTGCCGATAGTGCCTTATCGAGATCTTGATGAGGCGCTCGCATTCATCAATGCGCGCGCCCGCCCGCTTGCACTTTATGCATTTTCGAATGATCGAGCGACGCAAGAAAAGATACTTGACGGGGCGATTTCAGGTGGGGTGACGTTGAACGGCACGCTTTTGCACATTGCACAAAATACGCTGCCTTTTGGCGGGGTTGGGGCAAGTGGTATCGGGGCTTATCATGGCAAAGATGGTTTTCTCCGTCTCAGCCATGTCCGGGCGGTTTACAAGCCAGGTTTTTTTAACACTTTCGAACGCTTGGGGCCGCCTTTCGGACGGCTTGCGCGGCTCACCATGCGCATTCTTGGCCGCTAA
- a CDS encoding transcriptional repressor, translated as MTSGPSNISPEAPLGFERHDHAACVADGLLAAETRCADDGLRFTPVRRKVLEILLQEHRALGAYVILDRLRDAGFGSQPPVAYRALDFLVTHGLAHKIERLNAFIACAHPDQIHAPAFMICRLCDSVAEAQSETSRSALTSAAKATGFRIERTVVEAEGVCPGCAEKADA; from the coding sequence ATGACAAGTGGCCCTTCGAATATTTCTCCCGAAGCCCCTCTCGGTTTTGAGCGGCATGATCATGCGGCTTGCGTTGCCGATGGGCTGTTGGCCGCCGAAACGCGCTGTGCGGATGACGGGTTGCGGTTTACACCTGTGCGTCGGAAGGTGCTGGAAATACTGCTGCAAGAGCACAGGGCGCTTGGGGCATATGTTATCCTCGACCGGTTGCGCGATGCAGGCTTTGGATCGCAGCCGCCGGTCGCTTACCGTGCGCTTGATTTTCTGGTGACACACGGGCTTGCCCACAAGATCGAGCGGCTTAATGCCTTTATCGCTTGTGCACATCCCGACCAGATCCACGCGCCGGCTTTCATGATTTGCCGCCTTTGCGACTCTGTCGCCGAAGCACAATCGGAAACCAGCCGCAGCGCTTTGACATCGGCTGCAAAAGCAACCGGTTTCAGGATTGAACGCACAGTGGTCGAGGCGGAGGGCGTCTGCCCCGGCTGTGCTGAAAAGGCAGACGCATGA
- a CDS encoding DUF3299 domain-containing protein, whose product MHSDRRLFMTALAAMLGLPAASMAREDFIDLDWSDLIPPGQENITQTLQGMGIIPHDEMAMVRSQQPQSSGVRTDYNGKIVRIPGYMVPLDTTGAGVTAFILVPYVGACIHVPPPPANQLVFVTTGTPYKSTDLFEAVNVIGMFGTASTSTRLADIGYALSADAIEPFRR is encoded by the coding sequence ATGCACTCTGATCGGCGCCTGTTCATGACTGCCCTCGCGGCAATGTTGGGCCTTCCCGCTGCATCAATGGCCCGCGAAGATTTTATCGATCTCGACTGGTCCGATCTGATCCCGCCCGGACAGGAGAACATCACCCAGACGCTTCAGGGGATGGGGATCATTCCGCATGACGAAATGGCGATGGTTCGATCGCAGCAGCCGCAATCTTCCGGTGTCCGCACCGATTACAATGGCAAGATCGTGCGCATTCCGGGGTATATGGTTCCGCTGGATACGACCGGGGCAGGGGTCACGGCCTTCATTTTGGTGCCCTATGTTGGTGCATGTATCCACGTGCCACCACCGCCGGCGAACCAGCTGGTTTTTGTGACCACCGGCACGCCTTACAAAAGCACGGATTTGTTCGAGGCGGTCAACGTCATCGGGATGTTCGGGACGGCCTCGACCAGCACTAGGCTCGCCGATATTGGGTATGCGCTTTCGGCCGATGCGATCGAACCGTTCCGGCGTTGA
- a CDS encoding metal ABC transporter ATP-binding protein, translating into MSLIEVENLSIRYGANIVLSNVSLSVDAGEIVTIVGPNGSGKTSLLRAIIGAVKPAKGRVKHGANVRLGYVPQRLHIDPTLPMTVARFLALPRGVAAVEIEAALKQAGVPDLAKAQMSRLSGGQFQRVLLARALIGKPQILLLDEATQGLDQPGSAAFYQQIETVRRETGCAVLMISHELHVVMSASDRVICLNGHVCCEGTPEVVASAPEYRALFGSGTMGALALYRHDHDHEHHSHDTCGHTQTEAAE; encoded by the coding sequence ATGAGCCTTATTGAAGTTGAAAACCTGAGCATCCGCTACGGTGCCAATATCGTGCTTTCAAACGTGTCGCTGAGCGTCGATGCTGGTGAGATCGTGACCATCGTCGGCCCAAACGGGTCGGGTAAAACCAGCCTTTTGCGCGCCATCATTGGGGCTGTGAAGCCCGCAAAGGGGCGGGTGAAACACGGCGCGAATGTCCGGCTGGGTTATGTCCCGCAAAGGCTGCATATTGATCCGACCCTACCAATGACCGTCGCGCGTTTTCTTGCCCTGCCGCGCGGTGTGGCAGCTGTCGAGATTGAGGCTGCGCTCAAGCAAGCCGGAGTGCCGGATCTTGCCAAGGCGCAGATGTCGCGGCTCTCTGGCGGGCAGTTTCAACGGGTCTTGCTGGCGCGGGCCCTGATCGGCAAGCCGCAGATATTGCTCTTGGATGAGGCGACACAAGGCCTTGATCAACCTGGTTCTGCCGCGTTTTATCAACAGATTGAAACGGTGCGTCGCGAGACGGGTTGCGCAGTTTTGATGATCAGCCATGAATTGCATGTGGTGATGAGCGCATCTGATCGAGTGATCTGCCTTAACGGTCATGTGTGCTGCGAAGGCACGCCCGAGGTCGTGGCGTCTGCGCCCGAGTATCGCGCGCTGTTCGGCTCGGGCACGATGGGCGCGCTGGCGCTTTACCGCCATGATCATGATCACGAACACCATTCGCATGACACATGCGGGCATACCCAAACAGAGGCCGCCGAATAA
- a CDS encoding ATP-binding cassette domain-containing protein, protein MTDTTATKDALSLNQVEFFWAGRDAFGLTVPGFALKRGERVLLLGESGSGKSTLLSLICGINAAQRGSIRVDGIEMASMRAATRDRFRAEKIGIVFQQFNLLPYASPMDNILLPLHFAPERRARAGDARAAALTLTDALGLARDAVTSATADRLSVGQQQRVAVARALIGAPSLIIADEPTSALDAGSQANFLDLLFAQCAVAGSTLLMVSHDERLATRFDRSVSMKDIATLTRKAAA, encoded by the coding sequence GTGACTGACACAACAGCGACAAAAGACGCCCTGAGCCTCAATCAGGTGGAGTTTTTCTGGGCCGGACGCGATGCTTTCGGCCTTACCGTTCCCGGCTTTGCCCTTAAACGGGGCGAGCGTGTATTATTGCTGGGGGAAAGCGGGTCGGGGAAGTCGACCCTTCTGTCTCTGATCTGTGGTATCAATGCGGCCCAACGGGGCTCAATCCGGGTTGACGGCATTGAAATGGCATCAATGCGCGCGGCCACGCGGGACCGCTTTCGCGCCGAGAAAATCGGGATCGTGTTCCAGCAGTTCAACTTGCTGCCTTACGCCTCGCCCATGGACAATATCCTGCTGCCGCTGCATTTCGCGCCCGAACGGCGTGCCCGGGCAGGAGATGCACGTGCTGCCGCCCTTACCCTGACCGATGCACTTGGTCTCGCGCGGGATGCTGTGACATCCGCCACTGCGGACCGCCTCAGCGTCGGCCAACAACAGCGGGTGGCGGTTGCACGTGCCCTCATCGGCGCACCTTCGTTGATTATTGCGGATGAACCCACATCCGCGCTTGATGCCGGATCGCAGGCGAATTTCCTCGATCTGCTCTTTGCTCAATGTGCGGTCGCCGGATCGACGCTTTTAATGGTGAGCCATGATGAACGGCTGGCCACCCGCTTTGATCGCAGTGTCTCCATGAAAGACATTGCGACTCTCACCCGCAAGGCCGCCGCATGA
- a CDS encoding ABC transporter permease, whose protein sequence is MLLHLALRSLIARRLTVGLTIFSIALSVALFLGVEKVRTGAKASFGDTISDTDLIVGARSGSVQLLLYSVFRIGNATNNVTWDSYLDIAARPEVDWIVPISLGDSHRQFRVMGTTTEYFERYKYRGGRALEFAEGRAFDDLFDAVIGADVAATLGYTVDEPLVVAHGLASFVSHDNQPFRVSGILAKTGTPVDRTVIVSLEAIEAIHVDWQSGAQVPGQMTPPDEIRQMDLTPGAITAAMIGVKSRLQIFALQRSINQYSKEPLLAVLPGVALQELWGTVGIAETALVGVSGMVVATALLGMAAMIFSGLNERRREMAILRAVGARPVTIMGMLMLEAVLMAVLAALFGILLLYGGMWVMQPYVDAAFGLYLPIEPLSSREGLVVGGVIVAAALTSLFPAIRAYRLSLSDGMTART, encoded by the coding sequence ATACTGTTGCATCTTGCTCTGCGCAGCCTCATCGCGCGCCGTCTGACCGTCGGGCTGACAATTTTTTCAATCGCCCTGTCGGTTGCCCTTTTCCTGGGAGTGGAGAAAGTGCGTACCGGTGCCAAGGCGAGTTTTGGTGATACGATTTCAGACACTGACCTGATTGTGGGCGCGCGGTCTGGATCAGTTCAACTGTTGCTTTATTCGGTGTTCCGCATCGGCAACGCGACCAATAACGTCACGTGGGACAGCTATCTCGACATCGCTGCGCGACCGGAAGTAGATTGGATCGTACCAATATCCTTGGGGGACAGCCACAGGCAGTTCCGCGTGATGGGCACGACGACGGAATATTTCGAACGCTACAAATACCGCGGCGGCAGGGCTTTGGAATTCGCCGAGGGCCGTGCTTTCGACGATCTGTTCGATGCAGTGATCGGGGCCGACGTGGCTGCGACGCTTGGATATACGGTCGATGAGCCGTTAGTCGTGGCACACGGTCTTGCGTCCTTCGTGAGCCACGATAACCAGCCGTTTCGGGTTTCGGGCATCCTTGCCAAGACAGGCACGCCGGTCGATCGGACTGTGATCGTCAGCCTTGAGGCGATCGAGGCCATTCATGTCGATTGGCAAAGCGGTGCGCAGGTTCCCGGTCAGATGACGCCCCCGGATGAAATCCGGCAGATGGATCTGACCCCTGGCGCCATCACCGCTGCCATGATCGGCGTAAAATCCCGCCTTCAGATTTTTGCCCTGCAACGCAGCATCAACCAATACTCGAAGGAACCGCTATTGGCCGTTCTACCCGGTGTCGCATTGCAGGAGCTTTGGGGCACCGTTGGCATTGCGGAAACGGCTCTTGTCGGGGTCTCGGGTATGGTAGTGGCCACCGCCTTGCTGGGCATGGCGGCGATGATTTTCTCGGGCCTGAACGAGCGGCGCCGTGAGATGGCGATCCTGCGTGCGGTGGGCGCGCGCCCGGTGACGATTATGGGTATGCTCATGCTGGAGGCGGTGTTGATGGCGGTCCTTGCAGCCTTGTTCGGCATCTTGCTGCTCTACGGGGGAATGTGGGTCATGCAGCCTTATGTCGATGCCGCATTTGGTCTATATTTGCCGATAGAGCCACTTTCATCGCGGGAGGGGCTTGTGGTGGGGGGCGTCATTGTTGCCGCAGCCTTAACAAGCCTGTTTCCCGCAATCAGAGCCTATCGCCTTTCACTAAGCGATGGGATGACCGCCAGAACCTGA